The DNA region GCTTCTTTACGTTACAGATGCTCAGTGAACTCACAAGAAACAGAGCTAGGGCaggctttagttttttttcttttttggcttttggcACTGTCACTCTCTAAGTGAAGTCTCAACTCTTAACTCTCAactgaaatatcaaatatgtcaacgaaaaacaaaaaaaaaggttcaaatataGTAGCAGATACCATTACACAAACCGAACCACACAAAAGGAGATACTATGAGGAAACAAGGAAAAACTGTAAGAACAACAAAAAGGTAtagaaaacacaacaaataGGGAAGGGCACTATTTGCTACTGCACAATTCCAACAATCCCTACACAATACAGAGCAATTTCAAGAAAGTAACACTGAGATGAGACCTTATACTTCACTGTCATCTTCCTCGCCCAGCTTATAANCTCTTGATCAACGCATTGCCCGCCTCAGCTGAGAACGAAGAGAATCCAGTTCAAAGAATAGTTAAAATAGCTGAAACAGAGTCTCAacaaacagctttgttagtcaATGCACTTCTTTTAGCAGACGAGCTAATCCCACGTTCAGCTTCAAAGATTTTGCCACAAGGTACAAGCCAATCCACTCCAAGAAGAGGTTCCTCAGATAGTCGACAGAACCGACCAGAGCAAAGAGAATGGAAGAAGAAACTTCACAAATCAGTGGATAGACTAAGAGATAGCTTCTGCNCGCTGGTCTGATCTGAGCATGTTGTGCCattctgtttctgatttgcatTGACTGATGGATGCTGTCTTTCTTCAGTTGCACCAAGTTCTTTGTTACCATTTTCTGTGAATATTGTCTCTCAAGTCAGGCAGAGAACAGTTCAAACATAACAAAAcgtaaataaaatctttattaatattttatacNCCTCATGGACGAAACCACTGAAGAGCCTGAATGGTTTCCTTCACCAATTTTCCAGgtaagcagaaaaaaaaaaaacattaaagtttTTAGTGtgaaagccaaaaaaaactacatacATGAatgctctgctttttttttcagGAACTGTTTGCGAAATTGACGAGAATAGCGGCGATTGTGAGCGATATGTTTGTTGGAAGAGAGAGATTCGCGACGATACTGCTGATGAGACTGACGGAGACAGTGATTCTTTGGATATCTGACNCGCAGAGCAATGAAGTTTCAAAAGAAAACCATGCATGAACAAGAAAACGCGCTCTTATGAGAGCACAAAAGAGTAGGCATTAAAAATTCCAACTTATAACTGCTGGCCTAAGATTTGAATGCTCCCATCTCTATGGGAATGAAGCGATAGTCTCAAAAAAATTCATCTCTAGCTATGCAATAGCCAATAAGCCAAGGAATAGAAAAAAGGAAGCTTACCATTTTCATGTACTGGAGCCGTCGGGCGAGCCTTTGGAAGTGTTGATTTGTCCCTTGAAGACCACTGTTGAACTGGGCGTATAACTAGAGCTCTAGGGTTCTCCCTTGGAATGAAAAGAGCATCTGCCTTTGGTGTACTTGAGCTTTCCTCGTCATCAGTGAAAAATGGAACCTACAGAGACCATTTTAAGATTTANGATCAAGAACATTATAGCTCGAGCCATCGAAGCAGTTTCAGCCACTGGAGTCGACCCTTACAGGTATGTATTCATTACGCGTTTACCACATAGACATGTATCATTTATGCGCATAATTAATGgtttgatgatggatgatgaAACAGCACGTTGCCGGAGGAAGATTGGTTTGCGGAAGTAGCTCAGATAGCGATAAAGATGTTGATGGGAAAAGGCAACTTCGGTGGCCACGCAGAGCGGGACGTCACTAGCCCTTCTGTTTCCTCTGCTAAATCTTACACGAGTAATTAATCAACAAATTATTAACTTTGTTGACGtagaattattttttcatttttttagagGAAATATTCATTCTTGAATGCGGAcaattatcttttgttttctagtaGTCtctaattcaaatttataaattaactaaaaaatctaCAATCTAAAAACTCTAGattttaaaccctaaaactgaACCCTTAAGGTCTTAAAACCTAATAAATGAATGGTTTTTATGTCCTTAACATGAAAAGATGGGATTAATTAATCTTAGAAGATACTATATATTACGTACATAGACCTGAGAGGATGCAGTCTTTTTGTTATGATGGCTATACATCAACCGGAATCCAATCAGCTCCCTAACTTTAGCGGGTGTAAACATTGTGGTACTTTTCTTTTGGAGCGCCGTTCAAAAAGATTCCTCACTACTCACTAGGCCGCGGCGGTATAATTAGCCTCCACAACTAATATTGGTTGCTCTGCTACTTGTTTTCACaaattgaaacttttatttattttgttttttatgtgttACATATCAAGAAACTTATATTATGGTACATGTTCAATCAAATGTTgatacatgttatatatataaatatatatatatagatataaataatgaaaaaaaaacttgagcaAAGTTAAGCAATCTTTTTCTGTAAAACTTTGAAATTCAAAGTTAAATCAATGTTATCCCAATAGAATCCGACTGTATCTCCTTGCTTGAGGTGCCTATCAATAAGGACAAGAAACCAACCAAGGTTCAACAAATAGCCCCTGGAATCTTGATGAATACTAACGTCATACGTTTTCTCCGAATCCCAATCATAAAGTTTCACTGTCACGGAATTTCCAATCACAAGCTTGTTGCTCCATCTCCCGATTATTTCGTCTCGTGTCTCTTTCGCTGGTAATCGAATTTCACTGTttaaatctttcttttgtaaCGTCTTTTTTATGACCCATGGATCGTACTGAGCTAGTGTAAGTTCAGTATCGAGTTTTACAGGCATTTGAAgattctttttttgctttcgggttggcttttgtttttctagCGCGAGGGAAGACATGGCTTGATGAATCGAAAGCTCATGGACTCGcatattatttataatgttcGGTAGGAGATAGGTAtgtgtttttgttataaagTTTATTGTTGCATGCGGTCAGTAGTTCATAGGaaggtttataatttataattattatgcATGCGATCgtgttaattatttataatttataaggtTTAGATTGCATGCttgaattaattaaaagatttatatacaCATGCCGAAGTTGATCGTATTTATCAACACAATTTATGTTCAGCAACGTATAAACAAAATTCGTAGCTTCTTTACGTTACAGATGCTCAGTGAACTCACAAGAAACAGAGCTAGGGCaggctttagttttttttcttttttggcttttggcACTGTCACTCTCTAAGTGAAGTCTCAACTCTTAACTCTCAactgaaatatcaaatatgtcaacgaaaaacaaaaaaaaaggttcaaatataGTAGCAGATACCATTACACAAACCGAACCACACAAAAGGAGATACTATGAGGAAACAAGGAAAAACTGTAAGAACAACAAAAAGGTAtagaaaacacaacaaataGGGAAGGGCACTATTTGCTACTGCACAATTCCAACAATCCCTACACAATACAGAGCAGTTTCAAGAGAGTAACACTGAGATGAGACCTTATACTTCACTGTCGTCTTCCTCGCCCAGCTTATAGGAACTAAAATGCTCGACCCGAAACTTCCACTCGCCTTTCACAGGATCAAACGACACAAACTCAGCTCCTTGTGCCTCAGCTTTCTTCTTAAGCATCATCTTATACTTCTCCACTCTCTCTCCTTCAGTAAACTGCTTTCCTGTCTTCTTATCAACACATTTTATGTTCAGCAAGGTTACCTCAGCCGGTTTATTCAGACCTTGCCCAACTGCCGGTTTCTTGCTCTCGTCCATGTATACAATCACTTCCCTGTTATTGAACTGAACCAGCGATTCCAAGTCTAGCCTGCGAACATCTGTCTCTCCCATGAACTTTATGCTACCAAAACCGTGCCTTCCAACCACAAAGTCTCTAACCCGCCTGCAATAACCTGGATTTGCTCTTTCCTTAGCTGCGAGTTCCTGAATACGTGGCTCGGTGAAATAATCAGAATGGCGTAGCTTCGGCATTAGAGCCTCGATTTCCGCACCATGCTCATAAACAATCGCAGCTTCTCCTGCTCTGTGTCCATTTAGAGTTTTGTAGGGACGGTCTTTCTCGCTGGTCGGATCTGAGCATGTTGTGCCattctgtttctgatttgcatTAACTGATGGATGCTGTCTTTCTTCAGTTGCACCAAGTTCTCCGTTACCATTTTCTGTGAATATTGTCTCTCAAGTCAGGCAGAGAACAttccaaacataacaaaacgtaataaaatctttattaatattttatatactcaCTCTCATGGTTTATTGCATCAGTAGCCATGTCTGGACCCCTCCCTGAAATTTATGATAAGTATTGTAAAAAGTAGCCAGGAATGGTTTAACTCAGTACCTAGTACCTCATTAGGTAAGTATTTTACATAGTCCTTCTCACACGCAGAGCAATGAAGTTTCAAAAGAAAACCATGCATGAACAAGAAAACGTGCTCTTATGAGAGAACAAAAGAGTAGGCATTAAAAATTCCAACTTATAAGTGCTGGCCTAAGATTTGAATGCTCCCATCTCTACGGGAATAAAGCGAGAGTCTCAAAAAAGTTCATCTTTAGCTATGCAATAGCCAATAAGCCAAGGAATAGAAAAAAGGAAGCTTACCATTTTCATGTACTGGAGCCGTCGGGCGAGCCTTTGGAAGTGTTGATTTGTCCCTTGAAGACCACTGTTGAACTGGGCGTATAACTAGAGCTCTAGGGTTCTCCCTTGGAATGAAAAGAGCATCTGCCTTTGGTGTACTTGAGCTTTCCTCGTCATCAGTGAAAAATGGAACCTACAGAGACCATTTTAAGATTTAAACATGTGGAACGAAGCTCAGCACCAAAAGTTAGATTGAGTCAAATATATCGTGAGTAAAAGTTCATAAATAAGAATCATTGCCTTTGGACCATTCTCGCCAGGACGGTACTTTCTTGCCGGCAACCTGACCCGCCTGTGTAAAAGGTGTCGAGAAGTCAGGAGAGATGATATTCTAACAGGAGCTGGTTTGTCAACAACCTGacaggaaaaagaaaatgattaagAACGAAGGAATAATAGTGTACTTCTATTTATTATGAATAGTAACAAGCTTCGCATGTGGAAGAACTAAATGTCTAACACTTGAACAGAGACTATTTAGATAATAAGAAAAATGCACCATATAATAGTTGCAGAAGGTACAGCAGGCTTACAGGCATGCTGGAGATTCCATATTGAATGGAAGGTGAATTTCCACCTTGATTTATTGAAATTTGAGGCATAGCAGGAAGTGTTCCAAATGGATTTGTAACAGCAACTGGTTGCAAAACAACAGAGTTCAGCGGAGCAGGCctgtcgaaaaaaaaaaaaatgaagctcCAATAGCACCTCTTCCACAAAATGAAACCTATTTTAAATAACTGAGCTATCCAAAAAGAGCGGAAACAAAAGTCTTGCAAACAGTGATGTCAAAAAGACCATACGATTGCCCGAAGTTGCCTTGACCAAAAAATCCCAGTCCACCAGCATTTCCAGCTGTTTTAGCTTTAAACCATGAAACATAGATTATAGATGAGATAGCATCTACAAATAAGATGACAACATCAGTGATTTGGTCAACCGACGTACCTGCTTGCGTTTGATTGAAGGTGTTGAAACCAAAACCGTTTGATGCTTGACCTGGCTGAGCTGATTGAAAGGGTGTCATACCAGCAGTCTACAAAAATAATGCAAGATTGAAAGGCCTAAattaaaagatacaaaagaaCAGGCATCGCAGAAAAGATGCTTCACTACTAACTGTGAAAAGAACAGGCATCACCAAAAGATATGGAAAAAGAAACTAAGTGCTTAGGCTTAATAGCGAATGTGAAAATCACCATTGTTTGTCCAAATGGAGAGCTGCTAGGCGTAGTTAATGTAGAAGAACTTGAAAACATGTTTCCAAATCCAGTGGAGGGTTTATTGAAAAGACTATTTTGACCAAATGCAGGAGCACTACTCTGTCCGAAGTTTCCAAAAGCAGAACCAGTCTGTCCAAACGCAGAACCAGTCTGCCCGGCCGAGGGGGTTGAACTGAATAGAGTAGATGGCTGACTGTTTCCAAACGCCGAAGTTGCCGCCTGACCAGGAGCCGAACCAAAGATTGACGGAGAAGAGCCAAATCCCGGATTGCTTGATGAACCAAATAACggtgatgatgttgttgttccaAAAGCGGACGATGATCCAAAAACGGATGTGGTAGCTGACGAAGTTGACCCAAAAAGATTGGAAGAAGATGTTACACCGAAGGGCGAGGAACCAAAATTTGAGGTAGCCGTTCCAAAACCCGAACTGGCAATTGTTGGGGTTTGAGGGGCAAAAGGGTTTGTAGATGTTGAGCTCGAAAAAGGGTTTGTTGGATTTGCTGATGTCTGACCAAATGCCGGTGATGGAGAAAAAGGATTTGCCTGAGCAGTTGATATACCAAATCCGGCATTTCCAGGAGACTGGCCAGCAGGAAGTGGTCCACCTGAGAATTGAAGACACGAATCCAGATTTTGGTATGTAAGGTACAAGAATGTTGTGTTTAGCAGATGTTTGATCAAGATTTGTTTGATCACGTGTACCTTTATCTCCTCGTTGGTAATCTTCCCACCTAAGCTCCTCATGGTTTTTATCTTTGTATGCTGGCATGGCAGAAATAGATTCCAACTTTCCAGCAGGCTGCGTACCGCTCCCTGCCTCTGCCTCAACTGTCGGTGCATAAGGCACGGCTCGACTACCCCCTTGTTGACCACCGAAAGGTGATTGACCAAAACCAGAACCCCCAAAATTTGGGGTTGAAGCCTGCGCACCTGCAAAACAAATCATGCAAACATATTTCGTCACCCCTTTATTCAAATGACTAACACAACGATTAgcagttaaaatattttactggGACATGCTAAAGAAAGAACCTTGACCTCCAAAAGGAGATGGTGTAGAGCCAAAAGCGCTGCTACCAAACGCGGATGTAGACTGGCCAAAGGCTGGCGAGGAGCCAAAACTAAAGGATGAGGTATTTGATGCCCCAAAAGAAGGTGTACTGGATGCCCCAAAGGCAGGTGTACTGGATGCCCCAAAGGCAGGTGTACTAGATGCCCCAAAGGCAG from Camelina sativa cultivar DH55 chromosome 3, Cs, whole genome shotgun sequence includes:
- the LOC104768717 gene encoding nuclear pore complex protein NUP98A isoform X1, with the protein product MFGSSNPFGQSSGSSPFASQSLFGQTSNSSSNNPFAPATQFGTSTPFAAQTGSSIFGSTSTGVFGAPQASSPFASTPTFGASSSPAFGNSTPAFGASPASSPFGGSSGFGQKPLGFSTPQSNPFGSTMQQSQPAFGNSTFGSSTPFGATNTPAFGASSTPSFGVTSTPSFGASSTPAFGATSTPAFGASNSPSFGVTNTPAFGASPTPAFGSTGTTFGNTGFGSGGAFGASSTPAFGASSTPAFGASGTPAFGASSTPAFGASSTPAFGASSTPAFGASSTPSFGASNTSSFSFGSSPAFGQSTSAFGSSAFGSTPSPFGGQGAQASTPNFGGSGFGQSPFGGQQGGSRAVPYAPTVEAEAGSGTQPAGKLESISAMPAYKDKNHEELRWEDYQRGDKGGPLPAGQSPGNAGFGISTAQANPFSPSPAFGQTSANPTNPFSSSTSTNPFAPQTPTIASSGFGTATSNFGSSPFGVTSSSNLFGSTSSATTSVFGSSSAFGTTTSSPLFGSSSNPGFGSSPSIFGSAPGQAATSAFGNSQPSTLFSSTPSAGQTGSAFGQTGSAFGNFGQSSAPAFGQNSLFNKPSTGFGNMFSSSSTLTTPSSSPFGQTMTAGMTPFQSAQPGQASNGFGFNTFNQTQAAKTAGNAGGLGFFGQGNFGQSPAPLNSVVLQPVAVTNPFGTLPAMPQISINQGGNSPSIQYGISSMPVVDKPAPVRISSLLTSRHLLHRRVRLPARKYRPGENGPKVPFFTDDEESSSTPKADALFIPRENPRALVIRPVQQWSSRDKSTLPKARPTAPVHENGRGPDMATDAINHEKNGNGELGATEERQHPSVNANQKQNGTTCSDPTSEKDRPYKTLNGHRAGEAAIVYEHGAEIEALMPKLRHSDYFTEPRIQELAAKERANPGYCRRVRDFVVGRHGFGSIKFMGETDVRRLDLESLVQFNNREVIVYMDESKKPAVGQGLNKPAEVTLLNIKCVDKKTGKQFTEGERVEKYKMMLKKKAEAQGAEFVSFDPVKGEWKFRVEHFSSYKLGEEDDSEV
- the LOC104768717 gene encoding nuclear pore complex protein NUP98A isoform X2, coding for MFGSSNPFGQSSGSSPFASQSLFGQTSNSSSNNPFAPATQFGTSTPFAAQTGSSIFGSTSTGVFGAPQASSPFASTPTFGASSSPAFGNSTPAFGASPASSPFGGSSGFGQKPLGFSTPQSNPFGSTMQQSQPAFGNSTFGSSTPFGATNTPAFGASSTPSFGVTSTPSFGASSTPAFGATSTPAFGASNSPSFGVTNTPAFGASPTPAFGSTGTTFGNTGFGSGGAFGASSTPAFGASSTPAFGASGTPAFGASSTPAFGASSTPAFGASSTPAFGASSTPSFGASNTSSFSFGSSPAFGQSTSAFGSSAFGSTPSPFGGAQASTPNFGGSGFGQSPFGGQQGGSRAVPYAPTVEAEAGSGTQPAGKLESISAMPAYKDKNHEELRWEDYQRGDKGGPLPAGQSPGNAGFGISTAQANPFSPSPAFGQTSANPTNPFSSSTSTNPFAPQTPTIASSGFGTATSNFGSSPFGVTSSSNLFGSTSSATTSVFGSSSAFGTTTSSPLFGSSSNPGFGSSPSIFGSAPGQAATSAFGNSQPSTLFSSTPSAGQTGSAFGQTGSAFGNFGQSSAPAFGQNSLFNKPSTGFGNMFSSSSTLTTPSSSPFGQTMTAGMTPFQSAQPGQASNGFGFNTFNQTQAAKTAGNAGGLGFFGQGNFGQSPAPLNSVVLQPVAVTNPFGTLPAMPQISINQGGNSPSIQYGISSMPVVDKPAPVRISSLLTSRHLLHRRVRLPARKYRPGENGPKVPFFTDDEESSSTPKADALFIPRENPRALVIRPVQQWSSRDKSTLPKARPTAPVHENGRGPDMATDAINHEKNGNGELGATEERQHPSVNANQKQNGTTCSDPTSEKDRPYKTLNGHRAGEAAIVYEHGAEIEALMPKLRHSDYFTEPRIQELAAKERANPGYCRRVRDFVVGRHGFGSIKFMGETDVRRLDLESLVQFNNREVIVYMDESKKPAVGQGLNKPAEVTLLNIKCVDKKTGKQFTEGERVEKYKMMLKKKAEAQGAEFVSFDPVKGEWKFRVEHFSSYKLGEEDDSEV